ttagtaaatatattttatttttctacgattagctttcaaatttaaatcatatatatgagagaaattttattattatgtgtttaaattaaaatatttttatttaatttttttttaaaaaaaattgaaatcggGTTGTCGGGTTGATTCAGGTTCGGGTTCGAATTGAGTGTTTTCGAGTTCGCTCGAATTCGGAttgaacaatttttgaatagtactattgctcaaACCAACTCGACCCAACCCATCCAAATTGATCCTcataattatatattgaaattgaCATTTGATATTTATAGTAATAATAGATTGGTACGGATGGTCTAAACGATGGGGAACTGACACGGGGGGTTCCTCAGCTGACACAAACTACATTCCAAACTACCCAAACCCGCCTCAACATTTTCCCATCGCCACGCGGCCCCATCTCCCATTTCAGCCTCTGTACGCTACGCGTTGTTTTGTGATGTCATTTGTATGAAACGCCACCCATTGGACGCTGATAATTGCATTGTTTTGCAGAAAGGGAGCAGAATCTCATCGAAACATCGGTTTCTTGGCAAATCTAACCACACTTGAGACCCTTCTGTTCATTGGAGTTGGAATTGGAACTCACGCATAATTTTTTCTTATCAATTCTTTCCTAAGTTCCCTCTTTTTTGTTAGCTTAATTTAAAGATAAGGGCTTGCCTGGAATTGGTATTGAAGTGTAGATACCATCTGCTTCTCCGTTGTTCTTATCATTTGCTTAATCATTTCTTAAGAGTTCTTTTATGGGTTTTTGATATCCGGATCGTTTGTTGATTTCTGAGCGAGGGCTTTTTTGTTGCCATCGTTGGTCATTATCCTGATTCGCAGGGTAGGTAAGGTGAGTAAATTCTTTTGTGTTTAGCTTCTGTTGATTGGAGTCTTTTATGAACTTATAAATTTTGCATCATCAAAATCGTGTTTTATCTTTGTGATTTCATTCGCTGAATCTTATGGATGCAACTGTTTTGCCATTTCTTGGAATTGGAACAAATTTAAATGGACCTGATTGagaaatttcaattatttattcgTTTGTTGAATTGTAATATTGCCATCTTGATTCAAGAAAATACTCAATTGGTTTTGTTGTTTTCTGTTGTATGATTTGTGATTGCAAAAGGCGAAGGAATAGCTGCTTTGGAAAAGCAGGAAATTGAAGGCTTGGGCGCTGATATATCATCCTTGGTATATTAGAAACATTTATCAAACTGAAAACAGAGGGTTCGATATGTTCGCATTGAATTGCGAGTGGATCTATTGGATCAATTGTTTCATGCATTTTGCTGAATGGCATCCGAAGGAATCGTGTAGCTGATCGTAAAGCCAATTTGTGTATTTTCCTTGGAGAACAGGTTGTAATTAACTTTAAATCAAATTTGGAATACAGAATATGTCTCATTATGTTTTGTGATATGTCATAGGCTGCTGGAATAGATTGAAATGGAGTAATTCCATTCGCACTAACTGGTCACAATGTACTGCTGCAGCTGTGGCCATGTATCTTTTTATTGGTTGTTGAATGAACAGGCTGgtcttaatttttggatttgttatttttgtttcttcAGGTTTGTGAGATCGAGCTTGTTAGCTGGTTGTGCATTGCAATTCCTTGGGTCGGACTTCTAGTTTTGTGACATTTAAGAGAATTCAGTTGAGCTAAGTAACAAAAATGGGTTGCTGTGAGTGTTTTGGTTTCGCCTTTGCAAAGAAACCCAAAAAGGTCATCCAATCCAGTAGGGGGTTACCCAATAACACTTCTCAGGAGTTCTTGTTGGATGAAGAGACAGGTGATGAAGAAGATGACTCTTACGGTGGTGACATGACTGATATGGGGAATGGGGGTGAATCTGATTTCCAGAGTCCTAGAAAACGATCAGAGGAAATTCTCTTGCACCGCATGCAGAGTGGACTTATTTGCAGAGAGTTCCCTGTTAAAGAAACTCACATTGTCCTTCGTTCAGAGGTTAGCTGTAGCACagatattgttatttttattccTCACAAGTATTTGCAAATAATAATCTTCTAAGCTGTGTGGGCTATCACTTTACAATATTTGGTTTATGCAGTACCAACCAAACCTAGGCAAAAATGCaaggattttaaatttttaaattgctTTTTGAATTTCTGATTCTCTCCCTGCTcctgcaattttatttattctttggTACTTTTTTCGGCTCCTGGATGGTGACAAAGTTCATTCTCCAAAATCAATCTAAAGAGGCACATGCCACCATTAAGTGTGTATGTACTTTTGATGGATATTGTAAAAAATTTACTGAGTCACAAATAAGTATAGCATCTCAGAGCTTCTTAGTAAAACAGTTTGAATGCTTTATGGTTGCTGAAATTTAATGGACATTTGTTTGTTGGAAGAATGAGGTTGCTCTTGACTGCAATTTTTATTAGaattatctaattttttttaaatggattGAAGGAAATTTACTTTGATGGTAGTTGTATTGTATTCGGTATTGTTTAGTAATTCTGCTAGTTTTTTAAACTTGTATGAATGCAGGATGAAAACGAAAATAAGATGGTTAATGAATATGTCCGTGAACGCAAAATAGGTGCTGGCAGCTATGGAAAAGTGGTGAGCCTGAATGCTATAGATACATGCCTTTGTGGGTTTCTTGTATGAAATATCAAATGTAATTTGGGGCCTTGAATGTGTAGAATCTCTATCGAAGTTGTTTGGATGGAAAACATTATGCAATAAAGGTAATGTCATTTGTCTTACTTGCTAAAATCTTAGCTATTTTCATCTGCACATCACTTAATTCTTATAAAATCTCGTCAAAACCTTCTTTtgggtaaaaatattttccccttGTTTTGATCTGTCTTAAAAGAGGTGGTCTTATAATTCAAATATGAATACTCAAATATGTTGATCAATATAGCACTTTATTTTGCTTTATGTGGGGACAAAGTATAGCGCTCTAGAAGTCAAGGAGGTATCTGGATGAAAAAGTAATGTTCTTATATTAATGTTTCCAAATGCTCAGTTGGTGATTATAATTGATCCATTTGCAGAAGAGCAGACTATCTTTTTTTCATAAATGTTTCATTGATTCTCGAATGATAGCCTTATACGATGCCTGTCAGCATTTCTCATATTTTCAACGCAGGTCTTTCACAAGTGTCATTTGTTAAAGCTGAGAGTTGGACCTTCAGAAACTGCCATGACTGATGTTTTGCGTGAGGTACTTGAGTATTTCATTTTGTATGTCATCTTTTGGGGTGGTGACGAGCATGTTACTTTATTTACATTTATTCCGTGGAATCTGTATTGTCGtcgttatttttattatttgcttTTATTTTGCACCCTACGGCTTGTAAAGTCTTCTAAAgtcatttatatataaatttcatttaagATCAATTGAAGGTCGCCAGCATTCCTTGATCCTTATCGTTGTTATAATATAGAATTGTTTGCAAAATATTTGTTTCCGACAAAAAAATGTTTGCAAAATAGCATTTCCATCTTTTAAGCACCTCTTATTGATCATAGACTGTCACTCGTACACAAACATATTCTTTTAGTGTTTTTATATTATGATTCTTATAAATAGAACTTGTAAATCCTTGATGGATTGTCCCAGTTATACCTTAAGCctttttcaaatttgattatgCTTTAGTTGGCTGTTTTTCCTGCCTATATTAAAAGGGGAAAAATCACCACGCATGACTTGCTTTTGAacttgtaaaaaaaatacaaggGAGAAGGATCAAGACCTCCCTTATACAAACAAACCACGATGCTTGGACATCCAATACAAAGAATTGGAACTTGAAAATAGCTAACAAGTGAAGTCCAAAAGCCTCGCTTCTCGGAAATGCTCCTGTTGATTCTCTGGTTATCATTGATGCTTTTACTGTTTTCCTACTTAGATGGATTCTGTGTGTTCAGGTTTTAATCATGAAAGTATTGGGTCATCCAAATATTGTGAATCTCATTGAGGTTATCGATGACCCCACAGCAGATCACTTTTATATGGGTACTTTATACTATTCCTCCTTTCTACCTTATCAGTCAATAATTGTTGTTTATGTGACTATAAAACTGGTTGTTCAGTTCTTGAATATGTGGAAGGCAAAGTTGTTTATGTGACTAAAACTACTGTTGTTCAGTTCTTGAATATGTGGAAGGAAAATGGGTCTGCGAAGATACTGGTCCTGCGGGTAGCTTAGGAGAAGACACGGCTCGGAAGTACTTGCGTGATATTGTTTCTGGTTTGATGTATCTTCATGCCCATGTATGATGTTCCAACATGGAAAAATTTCAGATATTTTCTGTCAATCTCTTTTCTAGGATGTATTTTTTATGCCATCtgaaaaaaatctaattttacTGTTTACGTGTAAAAAAAAGCTGGAAATTAACTTAGAATGTTTGCTAATAATAACAGAATATAGTGCATGGGGATATCAAGCCTGATAACTTATTAATTACTGGTTCTGGAACTGTTAAGATCGGGGATTTCAGCGTCAGCCAGGTTTTTGAGGTAATAAATTATCAGCAGTAGAGTTCAGCATGAAGTATGAATATTTTATTGTGAATTACTCATGGGATCTATCTAAAAATCTACTGCCAGTATGTGTGTTTTAATGGTTGTATTTTTAGTTGTCGCATAGGAGGTGGTCAACTGAAATATGAATGTGAGGATCCGAATGGATAACTTTGAAAAATTCACATCGAGTAATCTTTGTCGACTTATATGATAGTTTTCACCATTATGCTCTAACCTTTTGCATTAGGGTGATAACGATGAGCTTCGCCGGTCTCCTGGAACTCCAGTATTTACTGCACCTGAGTGTTGTTTAGGTGCAACCTATCGTGGAAAAGCTGCTGATACATGGGCAGTTGGAGTAACATTGTACTGTATGGTTCTGGGTAATTACCCTTTTCTAGGAGAGACTTTACAAGATACATATGACAAGGTGTGGAGAGTCAAGTCACAATCTCACAATTCTTCCATCTTTCCAAAAGTTTCATGTTTATTAACCGATTTTGCTCATGTCAGATAGTAAATAACCCATTGTTACTCCCGGACGATATGAACCCTCTCTTGAAGAATCTTCTTGAGGGCCTTCTTTGCAAAGGTAAGGCATTAATGGTTTCATTTTCAGTATTTATGGATGTGTTTCGGAAAAAGTAATTTATGTATGTAGAATTCTGTGagtgaaataatttttaatagatGTCATCTCATGTAAAAATGTGTTGGTCAGTGAAGTTTcatcttttatattaaattattttaatggaGTGAGACGTATATTACAAATTTAAGATACAATGTATCATGTTATATAGTATATGATATACTGATTGAGTACTTCTGCAAAATGatggggaaaaaaaattcaCCGAGTATGCATTACTTCTCTTTTTGTGTCGccaattatttgattttattctgCAGATCCTACGCAACGGATGACTCTAGAGGATGTTTCCCAGCACGAATGGGTCGTGGGAGGAGATGGGCTGATTCTCGAGTACTTATGTTGGTGTAAGCGCAACAATCTTGAGAAAGGAGTGTCTGCAGAGACTGAAGCGCACGCTCAAACTTGACGAATGCCAAAACATGTGTTGCTGTAGGGAAGGAATTGGTAAACacaaatatttgtcactttgaGAATTGGAAAACTATACATAAATTGAATAGGGATAGTTACAGGAGGTGTTGGACTAGAATGCAAATGAGGTTAGGGAGGATAAAGCActggagttgtatatatgaattTAGATAATTATGTTTTTTGGGACTAACTTTTGGAGTAGAGATAGACTCAAGTCCATGATATGATATCAGAGTTCAATCGCACATGTTAAATTGTCTTATAACTGATAATgtcttgtaaacttcacgctctaGCAGAAACGGGTCTGACCTGGGATACAGCCCCCaccaaattttaatttctttgttACGTTATATTTCTACCTGTTCCAACTGGTTCCAGGTTCGATTGTTGTAGCCCTCTGTTagagtaattttttaaaaattttatttatttttcttggacTTGGTGGATTAATTGGTTATTTTCAATTGAGCCAATTTCaggaattaatttttttatggatttaatgttaAGCGTGgacatattttatgaaaaatctaactttttaaattttaaattattattaatttaaaatttgattttgctAGTAGTAACAGATCTACGTGgccttcaaaaatttaaaaaaatatttttcttttgtggATTTTTTGCCATTTAGATTCAAGGTTCGTATCTTTTagttctcaatttttttttttagtttctaTATTTCTCATACCCAAACTtaaagttttatgaaaacaacGCATAGACTACAAGTCAAATGAACGAAACTGGCAACTCTACAAGAAATTGGTATCTCTGACATCGTCGTACTTTGTCGTTACTTGATATGCGGCTCCCCAAATCTAAAACCATGACTCTATCTCTGTGTTCCAGTTGCTCATTCTTAAACATGAGAGGTATTAGATGTCTCATATTGGTCGGATTAAGTCTTTGGGAGTTGTATATTTAGAATTAGATAATCTTCTTCATTTGAACTAACTTTTAAGATTGAGGTAGCTCTAAGTAGAGCTTTTTGTTGATATGGTGATCATAGTGTTTGTTGATGCTTTTGATTCCTCATTTTTCGGTGTGTGGGGAGGGATGGTTGTTTTTTGGGTTGCAACTCgcaatttttatttaagaattttatttttggggTAGTTTATTTCTAAATCTactaaaaaatatcatattttctggAAAATTCGGCTATTTTAAGTCAAGTTGTTCTAGCGTATTTAGGAAAAGTTGATAAATTTTGACATTGGATTGAGGATTTGCTGATGAGAAAATTTGGTGGGattggtttttattttatatttaggaggaaatatatattaaatttctaaTTCAAATGTAGCTAAAacaatactttttttttcttgtaaaaaaaaaaatctaatctaTAAGCATTGATTTAAGCAATAACATCGGGAATAAAAATACAGCCTAATCACTTCATGCATCTTACGTACTATGGATCAGTCTTCACTAATACTTTGTAgagaacaaaaataaaacacgATTTAAACAGTGAAACCATCGATGCTTGCTTAATTGGTTTCATGTTTGTTCATCACTCTATATACCGAAAACATAAATTGTTTGTCCAGAGTTCCTCGTGtcagaaaatatttatttcagctCTCTAGGCCCTATCAAGTGAACTTATTAACAATATCACTGGACTCATATTGGGTGAgtaaattgttatttttgtttttccaaATCAGGTGAATTGAAGATACCGGGCTTGTAGCCCAGTGGTTTCACTCCTTGCCAGAATAGTCGGTTTTTCCAGGTTCGATCTCCCATCCCCGCgtgagttgtaataaaaaaaaaataaggtgAATTGAAATGAAAAGACGTTTGGTGGAGGGGAGCTGAACCAAAAAGATTCTGACATTCCTTACAAATATTACCCAATTGTCGCGCATTCCTGTGTAAATTCAAACAGTTAATGACTTCATAAATTCCGAGTGGCTCTTCTGAATTCACAGGAATATACTCACATTCTGTATGTTGATTTAAACCTTTTTAGTGTTTAATTTTAGCAACAGGGATAGCAGCTCTTATGCACAGTGCTAGTTTCTACCTGCACGACTGTGTTTCtctttaaacattcttaaaccGGTATTTTCGAAACCAATTTCGTTTGTAGTTCATTCATGAAGCCTTTTTGCATTGGAACAACTGACAACCAAATATCCGTGTCTATTTTCAAACAGAAAAAACATTGGATATGACTTTAGTTTCTAATATGTAAGTTCTAGAAAAAGGACTTTAGTTTTAGGAGCCTAACAGTTCATCATGGTGCATGTCTTTTTTAGACAAATAATATGTGACGCATGTCCCCATCACTTTCAGTCCCAGTCATTGGCAAAAAGAAAGGCGTTCGAACAAAGGATTCATTCTTTCGTGTGATTCCTTCAACTCCTCAAGTGATGGATGGAGATCCTGAAGTGTCAATAGCTGCAACAAGAGTATTTctttatttctctatttataATCAGGGTTGATGTGATCCGGGTAAATCGGGTGAGTTGGGTCGGATAATTTACTGGATCGAGTGTAAAATTGATGAGGGATGAGAGCACAGCGAGAAATGTCCAAACCAGAGGCTTTTCTCCTTAACTCTTCCAGTTCTTCCACGACACTGGGGGATTTGGAACCAGCACTCGACTCCCTTTCACTCTTCCATCCTCTTCTCTGCCTCCTTGCTCACGCTCTGGCTTGGTAGAATGGTGGGAAGGGGTCTTTTTTTGCCATGGCATTCTCGACGGCGTCGGATATAATCTGGGACAATTCTTCGGGTGATAAGATAATAGTAGACTGAAGACCAGTGAGTGGAGGGCCACCTTGACCAGAGAGAGGCGGGTCGCCTTCAGGAACCCgagagttttcttggtttgttcTTCTGGTGAGAGCCATATCTACGCCTTAAACTCTATTTCCTACAGACGGTGCCAATAATGTGATCTGGGTAAATCGGATGAGCTGGGTCGGGCAATTTACTGGATCGAGTGTAAAATTAATGAGGGATGAAAGCATAGCAAGATGTGTCCAAACCAGAGGCATTTCTCCCTGGAAAAGCTGGCGTTGACTGCAAACACGAAGATAATCACGTGCATGGGCGCCAGAGAGATGTCTGACGTGGCCACTCCAATGCCAAAATCAGCAGATGAACGATGAGAACTAATGTAGCAAAGAGAATACCATGCCAATGGTGTATGAAATTCTAGAGAGTAAATGATGTGGGCAATATAAATGTGAATGAATCTCTAAATGTTAAGCAAACCttatatttataacaaaaaagtcaatgatgaccttgttttcagtgtccACCTACTAATTATGACAAGATGGTTGTCTATACCCTGTTTTCTGACACGCCAAACTGTCCTTTTCGTTCTGTCAAATCCATATGATTTTGACGGTAATGATTACCAAGATAAGGTATCACATGTTTATGCACTCGAGTGCGGTGTTAAAGATCAACAAACAAAAATAACGTAATAGGATGTACAAGGTTTTGGCTTTGCCGTACATTCATCAATTAAATCTTTGTTTCATCTCCGTTTCGATCAAATTTTACAAATTACATGAGTTCTATATCATTatgtcatatttatattatatatctcaCGAATCAAACATTGTCATCTTCTCTATTAGTAGTCATTTGTATGTAATGAAAGGATTTACATCttcattttcatataatttttttggtgaCGGAACTTGCAATTTTTACCTTTTGGGTATAAATCATGTCAGTTACATAGATCATATTAGACAAATCTATGTGAGGTCTCGATCGAAAATATGTTACTAGAGTTTCATAGATTATTTATCGTATTGAATGTGAGTTTCATTACTCGTCAGCGGATCGTTATTCttgttggaaaatttgatgcttaatgaatgaaaattaggCAAATTAAtcaagttgtctcccaacctttcacctcccatgcatgcaaatcttatttgatttttaacaattaaaaatccatggacttaatttaattatctcaaacatatttgagaaaattaaacattacttgaatttactcaaatccactagtttaaataatttatttaaattgagctctacaagactcaatattatttaatcaattcaacccttgaattaatttaattatttggactctactaggtccactagtgattaattaattcaacacttgaattaatttaatttagtccataataatgtttatgaaaatcgcaattttcaaatacattatttatttggccaacttttaatttaagaactcattcataaattaaaattacatttctctcatagaagtcatacttctattttttcctacgcttataaactcatttataagccgttcaacacattgaactattttacttctcaacgggatctagaaagctagtacttgtgtggccctcaatggttcactgatacaactagccgtgggttcacatctccatgtgattcggactaaacatgtccttatacgagcataccccaattgctccattcttaattatcaactccttgataaaaagaacgtcagaactcaagtctgatagtacccaaccaatcatgttaaacgcctagcagcatcgcttacatgattccctaggtatcaaatgatagtgcctgcaagaaccattcaattatggttagcgtacagtacggtcccttcaactcatatatcccgaccgattcgacaaccattggtatatcgagagttgtcaatgaatcgatactatgtgtcatgtcgtagttgcatcgatggtgtaatctatgaaacccctttcataattaccaccatactctgatcagagatttcaaactacatatacatgaaaaacacataggatatccatacccgtaggtaagcggtgaatccccgactacaatgcatcgactcctatatgtttcgacagaacacccaaccttgccacctgatgaccccatgagagtcggtaaacaagtcaaagtgtaattctagcacatagagtctcaatgttgtcccgggtcataaggactaatggtgtacaaccataaactaggacttttccactcgataagtgagaaccacttggaaagtcctttaatggagggttgttcagtgcactctaccaggagcacctatctgcatgctcggacatcacaatgtcccctaccaatgaaacatggtactcacatcgcagatactagtctcaagctcgagcggcctatatccttcttagcggcggctgaatcgactaggaaccgtttagaatatacagtattccaaatatgagtttcatgatactcatcatatgagcatctcatattctttctactatttgtatattcaagggctttatctatgcaactagcatgggtatatagataaagatgtgccaaaacaata
This window of the Primulina huaijiensis isolate GDHJ02 chromosome 3, ASM1229523v2, whole genome shotgun sequence genome carries:
- the LOC140973113 gene encoding serine/threonine-protein kinase GRIK1-like: MGCCECFGFAFAKKPKKVIQSSRGLPNNTSQEFLLDEETGDEEDDSYGGDMTDMGNGGESDFQSPRKRSEEILLHRMQSGLICREFPVKETHIVLRSEDENENKMVNEYVRERKIGAGSYGKVNLYRSCLDGKHYAIKVFHKCHLLKLRVGPSETAMTDVLREVLIMKVLGHPNIVNLIEVIDDPTADHFYMVLEYVEGKWVCEDTGPAGSLGEDTARKYLRDIVSGLMYLHAHNIVHGDIKPDNLLITGSGTVKIGDFSVSQVFEGDNDELRRSPGTPVFTAPECCLGATYRGKAADTWAVGVTLYCMVLGNYPFLGETLQDTYDKIVNNPLLLPDDMNPLLKNLLEGLLCKDPTQRMTLEDVSQHEWVVGGDGLILEYLCWCKRNNLEKGVSAETEAHAQT